The Tautonia plasticadhaerens nucleotide sequence GTGTAGGTCGCGGGGGAGGGGGACGTGGTCGGGGTGTAATCGACGCCCGTGAGGAGATAGACCGCGGGACGCCCCTGGGTCGGCGACCCCTCCCCCTTCACCCATTCGCTGTAGATGGCGGTATTCGAGGTGCCGTCCCGCACCGTCGCCAGCGAGGCGGGGCCGCCGTAGGACCTGGCGCCGGGGCCGGTCATGAAGGTGGGGCCGTCGAACCGGCCCCCGGCGAGCGAGAGCACCGTGCCGATGTTGTTCCCGTAGTTGCAGTCGCCGAAGTCGTGGCCGGGGTAGTTGGACAGGCCCCGGCGGATCGAGCCCTGGTCGGAGGGGCAGAGAAAGCCGGAGACCCGGGTGGAGGAAACCGTGCCGTTGTGCTCGAGGTTATAGCCCATCGACACATTCAGACTGCTGTAGAGGTTCTGCTGCTCCATGTAGGGGAGGAGCCGGGCATTCAAGGAGAAGTCGTTGGCGTTGGCCAGGCGGTTGTTGACCGGGCCGGCGTTCCCGGTGGGGGGGATGCACTGGTTGGAATCGATGTAGTTGTGGATCGCGATGCCGAGTTGCTTGAGATTGTTCGTACACTGGGCCCGCCTGGCGGCCTCCCGGGCCGCCTGGACCGCGGGCAGGAGCAGAGCGATCAGCACGCCGATGATGGCAATGACCACCAGCAGCTCGATCAGCGTGAAGCCTCGTCGACGCATCGGGAAGATCCCTCTGGGGTGAATGGCCCGATCGGGCGGGATCGGGCATCGGTGCTCCCGACGGGCGGCGACGCCACGCGCGGCCGATGCTCCGCCCGGCCGAGGGGGTGCCCTCTGCAGTGTCTG carries:
- a CDS encoding DUF1559 family PulG-like putative transporter — its product is MRRRGFTLIELLVVIAIIGVLIALLLPAVQAAREAARRAQCTNNLKQLGIAIHNYIDSNQCIPPTGNAGPVNNRLANANDFSLNARLLPYMEQQNLYSSLNVSMGYNLEHNGTVSSTRVSGFLCPSDQGSIRRGLSNYPGHDFGDCNYGNNIGTVLSLAGGRFDGPTFMTGPGARSYGGPASLATVRDGTSNTAIYSEWVKGEGSPTQGRPAVYLLTGVDYTPTTSPSPATYTVRSLSQACQASTTLGAQVTKGFCWASQGCGVGGGYSHVNPPNAKACTFANMNHNYPQRWDYAAATMVGASSYHSGGVNVGMLDGSVRFVKDTVNPDTWIAVSTKAGGEVVSADQF